In Caldilineales bacterium, one DNA window encodes the following:
- a CDS encoding GNAT family N-acetyltransferase — MLQGQRVVLRPIEKEHLPNYVRWLADTEVLMYFGSYLPINLAGEESWYENQNQNPAVVNFAVELAGQHIGGAGFFDINQRNQRAEVGLFIGEKAFWNQGLGQDVLSTLVAYGFGYLNLHRIYLRVFPENERGVRAYEKVGFVHEGRQRQTEWRHGRWYDLLNMSILRDEWRPER; from the coding sequence ATGTTACAAGGCCAACGCGTCGTGCTGCGCCCGATCGAAAAAGAACACCTCCCCAACTACGTTCGCTGGCTCGCCGACACCGAGGTGCTGATGTATTTCGGCTCGTATTTGCCGATCAATCTGGCCGGCGAGGAAAGCTGGTACGAAAACCAGAACCAAAACCCGGCCGTGGTCAATTTTGCGGTCGAGCTGGCCGGCCAGCACATCGGTGGGGCCGGTTTCTTCGACATCAACCAGCGCAACCAACGGGCGGAGGTGGGCCTGTTCATCGGCGAGAAGGCGTTTTGGAATCAGGGGCTGGGGCAGGATGTGCTGAGCACCCTGGTCGCCTATGGCTTCGGCTATCTGAACCTGCATCGCATCTATCTGCGCGTGTTCCCGGAGAACGAACGCGGTGTGCGGGCCTATGAGAAAGTGGGCTTCGTCCACGAGGGCCGCCAGCGCCAGACGGAATGGCGGCACGGGCGCTGGTACGACCTGCTGAACATGAGCATCCTGCGGGACGAATGGCGGCCAGAGCGATGA
- a CDS encoding DUF2993 domain-containing protein — translation MKTRSFRWWLGLVAALVMVGAGAIGCRGRGVEPTLPALATFTPTPVPTATPAATATPAPGSFEIILTEADLNQSLGRAVQDASAPLQDVAVDLQPGLFIVTGRAVLGFFPVDLRIASTVAVQDGKAQAQIQEVQVNGRVAGGVVRQQVDRLLAPYLSQIANLGEGATLQTVEIGEGQVRIVGQK, via the coding sequence ATGAAGACGCGCTCGTTCCGCTGGTGGCTGGGCCTGGTCGCTGCCCTGGTGATGGTGGGCGCCGGGGCCATCGGCTGTAGAGGTCGCGGCGTCGAGCCGACCCTGCCCGCCCTGGCGACCTTCACCCCCACGCCCGTCCCCACCGCCACCCCGGCCGCCACCGCCACCCCGGCCCCAGGCAGCTTCGAGATCATCCTGACTGAGGCCGATCTGAATCAGTCTCTGGGCCGGGCGGTGCAGGATGCTTCGGCCCCGTTGCAGGATGTGGCTGTGGATTTGCAGCCGGGTCTGTTCATCGTCACCGGCAGGGCTGTGCTCGGCTTCTTCCCCGTCGATCTGCGCATCGCCTCGACGGTGGCCGTGCAGGATGGCAAGGCCCAGGCGCAAATCCAGGAAGTGCAGGTGAACGGACGCGTGGCCGGCGGCGTCGTGCGCCAACAGGTGGACAGGCTGCTGGCGCCCTATCTGAGCCAGATCGCCAATCTGGGCGAGGGCGCGACGCTGCAGACGGTGGAGATCGGCGAGGGGCAGGTGCGGATCGTGGGGCAGAAGTAA